From Streptomyces yatensis, one genomic window encodes:
- a CDS encoding serine hydrolase domain-containing protein, whose protein sequence is MNVIKHRRARGGLLTLAVAMGVAAVTPADTPWRNTAATATAAESGVTESTAAESGVAESTAAESTVTGSTTATSTNATSTNAADHTRLRALLRRLTTVDGAPGALVEVRNRRGAGWVLTSGVADVKSHAPVRRDSRFRIGSMTKPFVATVVLQLVGERRVVLDAPVERYLPGVVRGHGNDGRRITVRQLLQHSSGVPDYLAYLTPREILEDPLAHHDIRDLVNIALAHPPTFEPGTGWHYSNTGYLLAGMLIEKVTGHTYGEEIHRRIIAPLGLRETYVPGDAPSIPGPHPRGYARPGEDAPLLDVTAMNPTVAGPSGSMISSGTDLNRFLAALVGGRLLRPAQLRQMMNTRPTGNPDGRAYGLGLESRPLPCGGLSWGHTGDALGYETMGGATVEGQQATVMANVDPGGSDAQDADMKAAVRTALCGSR, encoded by the coding sequence ATGAACGTGATCAAGCACAGGCGGGCGCGGGGTGGACTGCTCACGCTGGCGGTGGCGATGGGTGTCGCGGCGGTGACACCGGCCGATACGCCGTGGCGGAACACCGCCGCCACGGCCACGGCGGCCGAATCCGGGGTGACCGAATCGACCGCGGCCGAGTCCGGGGTGGCCGAATCCACCGCCGCCGAATCCACCGTGACGGGGTCCACCACTGCCACGTCCACCAACGCCACGTCCACCAACGCCGCCGACCACACCCGGCTGCGCGCACTCCTGCGGCGGCTGACCACGGTCGACGGCGCGCCCGGAGCGCTCGTGGAGGTGCGGAACCGGCGCGGCGCCGGCTGGGTGCTGACCAGCGGCGTCGCGGATGTGAAGAGCCATGCGCCGGTGCGCCGTGACAGCAGGTTCCGGATCGGCAGCATGACGAAGCCGTTCGTGGCGACGGTCGTGCTCCAGCTGGTGGGCGAGCGTCGCGTCGTCCTCGACGCGCCGGTGGAGCGCTATCTGCCCGGTGTCGTCCGCGGACACGGGAACGACGGGCGGCGGATCACCGTCCGCCAGTTGCTCCAGCACAGCAGCGGTGTGCCCGACTACCTCGCCTACCTCACCCCGCGGGAGATCCTCGAGGACCCGCTCGCCCACCACGACATCCGCGACCTCGTGAACATCGCGCTCGCCCATCCCCCGACCTTCGAGCCCGGCACCGGCTGGCATTACTCCAACACGGGCTATCTGCTCGCCGGGATGCTCATCGAGAAGGTGACCGGCCACACCTACGGCGAGGAGATCCACCGGCGCATCATCGCGCCGCTCGGCCTGCGCGAGACGTACGTACCCGGCGACGCCCCGTCGATCCCCGGCCCGCATCCGCGCGGGTATGCGCGGCCGGGCGAGGACGCCCCGCTCCTGGACGTCACCGCGATGAACCCCACGGTCGCGGGCCCGAGCGGCAGCATGATCTCCAGCGGCACCGACCTCAACCGGTTCCTGGCCGCCCTCGTGGGCGGCAGGCTGCTGCGCCCGGCCCAGCTGCGGCAGATGATGAACACCCGCCCGACCGGCAACCCGGACGGCCGGGCGTACGGCCTCGGCCTGGAGAGCAGGCCCCTGCCCTGCGGCGGCCTCTCCTGGGGACACACCGGCGATGCGCTCGGGTACGAGACGATGGGCGGCGCCACGGTCGAGGGCCAGCAGGCGACGGTCATGGCGAACGTCGACCCGGGCGGCTCGGACGCACAGGACGCCGACATGAAGGCCGCCGTCCGCACGGCGCTGTGCGGGAGCCGGTAG
- a CDS encoding tartrate dehydrogenase, which translates to MTNRRTTTHRIALIPGDGIGNEVIPAARRVLDAVAARHGLGFSYETFDWSCERYVDQGAMMPDDGLERLRGHDAILLGAVGYPGVPDHVSLWGLLIPIRRGFQQYVNLRPIRVFEGVPSPLREAGPGDVDLVVVRENVEGEYGEIGGRLGRGLPEEMAVQEAVFTRKGVTRVLDYAFSLAERRGGNLTSATKSNGIIHTMPFWDELVAERAAAHPEVAWGQEHIDALAAKFVLDPRRFDVVVASNLFGDILSDLAAAVAGSIGIAPAANLNPERDFPSMFEPVHGSAPDIAGRGIANPLGAIWSAAMMLDHLGHAEAATGITDAIATVLAKTPVRTPDLGGTATTEEFTDALLELV; encoded by the coding sequence ATGACGAACCGCCGTACGACCACCCACCGCATCGCTCTGATCCCCGGCGACGGCATCGGCAACGAGGTCATCCCGGCCGCCCGCCGCGTCCTGGACGCCGTGGCCGCCCGGCACGGCCTCGGCTTCAGCTACGAGACGTTCGACTGGTCCTGCGAGCGCTATGTCGACCAGGGCGCGATGATGCCCGACGACGGTCTGGAGCGGCTGCGCGGCCATGACGCGATCCTGCTCGGCGCGGTCGGCTACCCCGGCGTCCCCGACCATGTCTCGCTGTGGGGCCTGCTGATCCCCATCCGCCGGGGCTTCCAGCAGTACGTCAATCTGCGCCCCATCCGCGTCTTCGAGGGCGTGCCGAGCCCGCTGCGCGAGGCGGGGCCCGGCGATGTGGACCTCGTCGTGGTCCGGGAGAACGTCGAGGGCGAGTACGGCGAGATCGGCGGCCGCCTCGGGCGGGGGCTCCCGGAGGAAATGGCCGTCCAGGAGGCGGTGTTCACCCGTAAAGGCGTCACTCGCGTGCTGGACTACGCCTTCTCGCTCGCCGAGCGGCGCGGCGGCAATCTCACCTCGGCCACCAAGTCCAACGGCATCATCCACACCATGCCGTTCTGGGACGAGCTCGTGGCCGAACGCGCCGCCGCGCACCCGGAGGTGGCCTGGGGCCAGGAGCACATCGACGCCCTGGCCGCCAAGTTCGTCCTCGACCCGCGGCGCTTCGATGTCGTCGTGGCCTCCAACCTCTTCGGCGACATCCTCAGCGACCTGGCCGCCGCGGTCGCCGGCAGCATCGGCATCGCCCCCGCGGCCAACCTCAACCCCGAACGCGACTTCCCGTCCATGTTCGAACCCGTCCACGGCTCCGCCCCCGATATCGCCGGACGCGGTATCGCCAATCCGCTCGGCGCGATCTGGTCCGCCGCCATGATGCTCGACCACCTCGGCCACGCCGAGGCGGCCACCGGCATCACCGACGCCATCGCGACCGTCCTGGCGAAGACCCCCGTCCGCACCCCGGACCTGGGCGGTACGGCCACCACGGAGGAATTCACCGACGCGCTGCTCGAACTGGTCTGA
- a CDS encoding LysR family transcriptional regulator, with amino-acid sequence MDVRQLEYFLAVVDHGGFNRAAAALYLSQPSLSQAIRALERDLGSDLFHRIGRRAVLTDAGTALIAPAREAVRSLQLARASVESVHGLRGGRVDIAAPPSQAVEPLTGLIDRFTRAHPAVSVRVQAAFTPRDVTEMVRTGVCELGLLASPEAEPQGDVRTYPLLDQRFVLLTPPDGPFRPGVPVRHEQLAGHRLIVGQKGTGMRRFVDDLRAEGVALTVVVETEHRVAILPLVLRGVGLAVVADAWRGLAERAGALVLELEPSTSLHIALVSRRAPLTPAAEAFVSSATAAT; translated from the coding sequence GTGGATGTGCGGCAGCTGGAGTACTTCCTGGCCGTGGTGGACCACGGCGGATTCAACCGGGCGGCCGCCGCGCTGTATCTGTCCCAGCCCTCCCTCTCCCAGGCCATCCGCGCCCTGGAGCGCGACCTGGGCAGCGACCTCTTCCACCGCATCGGCCGCCGGGCGGTCCTCACGGACGCGGGCACGGCGCTGATCGCCCCGGCGCGGGAAGCGGTACGCAGCCTGCAGCTCGCGCGGGCCAGTGTGGAGTCGGTGCACGGGCTGCGCGGGGGCAGGGTGGACATCGCGGCCCCGCCCTCACAGGCCGTCGAGCCGCTGACGGGGCTGATCGACCGCTTCACCCGGGCCCATCCCGCGGTGTCCGTGCGGGTGCAGGCCGCGTTCACCCCGCGCGATGTGACGGAGATGGTGCGCACCGGCGTGTGCGAGCTGGGGCTGCTGGCCTCCCCCGAGGCCGAGCCGCAGGGCGATGTGCGTACGTACCCCCTGCTCGACCAGCGCTTCGTCCTGCTGACACCCCCGGACGGGCCGTTCCGCCCCGGAGTGCCGGTGCGCCATGAGCAGTTGGCGGGACATCGGCTGATCGTGGGCCAGAAGGGCACCGGGATGCGCCGTTTCGTCGACGACCTCCGGGCCGAGGGCGTCGCGCTGACCGTCGTGGTCGAGACCGAGCACCGGGTGGCGATCCTGCCGCTGGTCCTGCGGGGCGTCGGCCTGGCCGTGGTCGCGGACGCCTGGCGCGGCCTCGCCGAGCGGGCGGGGGCGCTGGTCCTGGAGCTCGAACCGAGCACCAGCCTGCATATCGCCCTGGTCAGCCGGCGGGCCCCGCTGACCCCGGCGGCGGAGGCGTTCGTCAGCAGCGCCACGGCAGCCACCTGA
- a CDS encoding alpha/beta fold hydrolase, protein MSDQLLGDFDRRTLDVEGVGINVRTAGDGPPVLLLHGYPQTHMIWHHIAPALAATHRVVLTDLRGYGDSHKPVSDAEHTTYSKRAMARDQLLVMRELGFDRFAVVGHDRGARVGHRLALDHPAAVSALAVLDIVPTRYVFQHADADFGLGYYHWFFLAAENGIPEHLIGQDPAFWIRARMGARHGGGTPFDEAAQAEYIRCFSDPAAIHASCEDYRAAASVDLVHDDADAAAGRRVTAPLLALWGAHGFVGRHYDVPEVWRGYADDVRGQALPCDHYLPEEAPDETLRELRTFLADHGGA, encoded by the coding sequence ATGAGCGATCAGCTGCTGGGCGACTTCGACCGCCGCACCCTTGACGTCGAGGGTGTGGGAATCAACGTACGCACGGCCGGGGACGGGCCGCCCGTCCTGCTCCTGCACGGCTATCCGCAGACCCATATGATCTGGCACCACATCGCCCCGGCGCTCGCGGCCACCCACCGCGTCGTCCTCACCGATCTGCGCGGCTACGGCGACAGCCACAAGCCCGTGTCCGACGCCGAGCACACCACGTATTCCAAGCGGGCCATGGCGCGCGACCAGCTGCTGGTGATGCGGGAGCTGGGTTTCGACCGCTTCGCGGTCGTCGGCCACGACCGGGGCGCCCGGGTCGGCCACCGGCTGGCCCTCGACCATCCGGCGGCGGTCTCCGCGCTCGCGGTGCTCGACATCGTGCCCACGCGGTACGTCTTCCAGCACGCCGACGCGGACTTCGGGCTCGGGTACTACCACTGGTTCTTCCTGGCGGCGGAGAACGGCATCCCGGAACACCTCATCGGCCAGGACCCCGCGTTCTGGATCCGTGCCCGGATGGGGGCCCGCCACGGTGGCGGAACCCCGTTCGACGAGGCGGCCCAGGCCGAGTACATCCGCTGCTTCTCGGACCCCGCGGCCATCCACGCCAGCTGCGAGGACTACCGCGCCGCCGCTTCCGTCGACCTGGTCCACGACGACGCGGACGCCGCCGCGGGCCGCCGGGTCACCGCACCGCTGCTGGCCCTGTGGGGCGCGCACGGTTTCGTCGGCCGCCACTACGACGTACCGGAGGTCTGGCGCGGCTACGCGGACGATGTGCGCGGGCAGGCGCTGCCGTGCGACCACTACCTGCCCGAGGAGGCGCCGGACGAGACGCTGCGCGAGCTGCGGACGTTCCTCGCGGACCACGGCGGCGCCTGA
- a CDS encoding MFS transporter: MTHTGSSATRRPVFQPKVALAAVFGTTVEWYDFALYGTAAALVFNKVYFPGSDPLVGTVLAYGTFAIGFLARPLGGAYFGERGDTQGRKGVLVATLLMMGLATTAIGLLPTHAQIGVAAPVLLTLLRFVQGFAAGGEKTGALIILFENAPPKWRGLLTSLPAIGTGTGTLLSTGAFALTTGLLSEDAFLDWGWRIPFLLSAGLTFFGLWVRRSLPETAEFQQVRQVQQAGPATAKAPRPLRQRIAESRCVAAWRRYPKEMLIVIGAGAAENAGYYVFGTFSVTYAEDRGLSTSALLSGISLVAAVKLVTVPAFGALSDRIGRRPVSIGGALVLLAAAWPFFTVIDGGHTWGIWLALFITLGIGQSAVLGSQPAFFAELFDTTVRFSAVGIANNIGTVLTGGLAPMLASALLLWFDHSVTGVVVFIALMSALTVVTVALARETRGAAEPAEETATRKQDVDVRTAP; the protein is encoded by the coding sequence ATGACGCATACCGGCAGTTCCGCCACCAGAAGGCCGGTCTTCCAGCCCAAGGTCGCCCTCGCCGCCGTCTTCGGCACCACGGTGGAGTGGTACGACTTCGCCCTCTACGGCACCGCGGCCGCCCTGGTCTTCAACAAGGTCTACTTCCCGGGCAGCGATCCGCTGGTCGGCACGGTCCTCGCCTACGGCACCTTCGCCATCGGCTTCCTCGCCCGGCCCCTGGGCGGCGCCTACTTCGGGGAGCGGGGCGACACCCAGGGCCGTAAGGGCGTCCTGGTGGCCACTCTGCTGATGATGGGGCTCGCCACCACGGCCATCGGACTGCTGCCGACCCATGCGCAGATCGGCGTCGCCGCGCCGGTGCTCCTGACCCTGCTGCGCTTCGTCCAGGGCTTCGCCGCGGGCGGCGAGAAGACCGGGGCGCTGATCATCCTCTTCGAGAACGCACCGCCCAAGTGGCGCGGTCTGCTCACCTCACTGCCCGCGATCGGCACCGGCACCGGCACCCTCCTGTCCACCGGCGCCTTCGCGCTCACCACCGGGCTGCTGTCCGAGGACGCCTTCCTCGACTGGGGCTGGCGGATTCCCTTCCTGCTCAGCGCGGGGCTGACCTTCTTCGGCCTCTGGGTGCGCCGCTCGCTGCCGGAGACCGCCGAGTTCCAGCAGGTGCGGCAGGTCCAGCAGGCGGGTCCCGCCACCGCGAAGGCACCGCGCCCGCTGCGGCAGCGGATCGCCGAGAGCCGCTGCGTGGCCGCCTGGCGCCGCTACCCCAAGGAGATGCTCATCGTGATCGGCGCGGGCGCCGCCGAGAACGCGGGCTACTACGTCTTCGGCACCTTCTCGGTCACCTACGCCGAGGACCGCGGCCTGTCGACCAGCGCACTCCTCAGCGGCATCTCGCTGGTCGCGGCCGTGAAGCTGGTGACGGTGCCGGCCTTCGGCGCGCTCTCCGACCGCATCGGCCGCCGCCCGGTCTCGATCGGCGGAGCCCTGGTGCTGCTGGCCGCCGCCTGGCCGTTCTTCACGGTGATCGACGGCGGCCACACCTGGGGCATCTGGCTCGCGCTCTTCATCACCCTGGGCATCGGCCAGTCCGCCGTCCTCGGCTCCCAGCCCGCCTTCTTCGCCGAACTCTTCGACACCACGGTCCGGTTCAGCGCGGTCGGCATCGCCAACAACATCGGCACCGTGCTCACCGGCGGCCTCGCCCCGATGCTCGCGTCCGCCCTGCTGCTCTGGTTCGACCACAGCGTCACGGGCGTGGTCGTCTTCATCGCCCTGATGAGCGCGCTCACCGTGGTCACGGTGGCCCTGGCGCGGGAGACGCGCGGGGCCGCGGAACCGGCCGAGGAGACGGCCACACGGAAGCAGGACGTGGACGTCCGGACGGCACCGTGA